In Lolium rigidum isolate FL_2022 chromosome 7, APGP_CSIRO_Lrig_0.1, whole genome shotgun sequence, the DNA window AATCGCAAAAATGAGCGCCAATGTTCAGCCTTAACAAGAACTGAGTTCAGCTGTAAAAATAAAAGGCAGCAGACTGTAGGCATGTAACCCAGTACCAGATGGTTTAAAGGTTAACTTCTCCTCTGCTTTGGGTCTTCGCGTAATCCCTTCGGATCTTCCAGAGTTTCTCGACAACTTCCTTCATCTGTGGCCTGTCAGCACGAGTAGGAGCAACACATTGGAACATTACATCAAAAATCTTTGTCAGTATATCTTCGTTTACTGATTCGGTTAGCATTGGATCCATTATTTCCTGAATATCCCCTCGGTTATATTTCTCGAATGCCTGCATCAAAAGCATTACGACACTCAGATGGGATAAATAGCCTAATGACTACTCATGTGTGTTTTCAATTTCATGGAACTATTCCGAGTACATTTATAATGAGTTCCGGATAAATATCTAACATTCGACATAGTATGGATCAACTTGTAACAAAATATCACATTGTCCATCATCATACACAGGTATATATAAGCACATCACATGCCCACACGAAAGAACAAACAGAAGTATACATGAGCATGAGGGTGCAATGAATTGAACCAAACAAAGGATTAAAGAACGAATTCTTATATTATCTTCTGAAGTTCTCTCTGACACTGTATTGCCATTGAGTACTTCATTTCTATTTGTGTTTGTCAAATCCTTGGGTAGAGACACTGATGCTCAAGAAACCCATGTTTAAAGCCTGGCTTCTGCAGAGTGCCAAGGTTCTTCTAAATCGGTTTACTCATGTCAACTGAGTAGTACTAGAGGGAGACCTTGACCAACATTACCCAATTCATAACAAAGCTAAACTACTTTAGCTGATAAAAATATTAGACAAGATGCCAACGACTGAAATGATGTGAACACAAGAATAGGAGAGCAAACGCACCCATCGCACAGTAATCTTTTCTCTTGGCCTTTTCACCTCAATAGGACGACGGCCTGAAAGGATTTCCAGGAGCAACATACCGTAAGAGTACACATCACTCTTGACTGTCAGATAGTTTGTCCGTAGATACTCTGGATCTACATAGCCAGCCGTTCCTTTCACGTCAGTCTGTATCTCTGACTGCTCTGAAGAACCAGTTCTTGCAAATCCGAAGTCGGCTACTTTCGCCCTGAAGCCTTCAGTTAGTAGAATGTTTGATGACTTCACATCCCGGTGTATTATGGGTTTCTCTAAAAAGCATAACATTGCAACATAATTTAAGAGAAGACATATGCAAATTGCCAGCAGGAATGATCAAATATAATCTCTCTGCTTAGCTATAGATCCACACCATTTCACTAAAATACTAAGAAcacaaatattgcaaaaaaaaagttgccTATCCGTGGAGTTAGTTCGGATCTTTCCTTATTTGGAAGACACAGAAGAAATCAAGTCACATAGCTGATCCTTGTGACTTACTTAACTTAAAATCTAGGTCATGTGTGCGAATTAGGATTGTGTGCATGTCATGAGGAGTGTTGTCCTTAATGAGCATAACCTCAAACCATAACTATTGTACTTGCTTTTAAATGAAAATACGTGAAATACTTTTGCatgttattttaaaaaaataggcTCACTTAATAAAAACGCTTTACATATCAATAAAGGGCCAAAAAATCCCAAATAAGGGCCTCTTTAATCCTTAGGATTTTTTCCTATGTGGGTTTTTTGATTCATAGAATTTCAATCAATTCACATCTTTCTAGGGATTCATCTGCACTACATTTCGTAGGAAATTTCCACTGACTCCAACCTCCTGGGAGTAATTTTCTATGATCAATCAAACATCCTTTCAATCCTATAGCGTTCAAGATGGCATGATACTAATCCTACGTTTTTTCTATTCCTGCATTTTGTGCAGATAACAAGTACTCAAGAAGTTATGATCCAAAGGATCAACCTTTAGTGCAGTTAGAATATTACTACTTAATGTGTTTCGTTACTGCTGTGGCCAattactaaattgtgtgacttacTTGGATCATAATGTAAAATTGGACTTTTTAATTACTGTTTATTGAACTGTTAAATGCTCAACAGATGAAAACATGTAGGCAGAGGTGTACCAGCATATAGATGCAGATAAGTTAATCCGTGGGCAACATCTATGGCTATTTCAAGCCGCTGACTGAAGCCCAATATTAGCCCATGGTGTCCTGAAAGATTATCTAAATCTGTTACTATTCATTTAGGGACGGAATAGAACAAAGTAGCATTATGGTTTGCAGCATACCATCCAAATGATCCCTAAGAGTGCCATTTGAAACAAACTCAGTAATGACAATTCGTTCATTCCCTTTGTCAATATAACCAAGTAACTGTACCAAATTCCTGTGTTCAATCTTCTTTAGCAGGGCAATTTCATTTTTGAACTCTGCGTGTAAAGAAGCGAAATGTTCCTGGAAGGAAAAACAAAACCCCTATCAGAATCACAATTTAAACTGGAGTAAGAGAAGTGAAGGTACCCAATGTTTATCAAGTATCGGGATTGCACAGAAAAAACGGAAGTCCAACTAATGAGCACAGGCTTACACAAAATATGTAACAATTGTCCACAACTACTGGAACAAAGAATGCAACGCGAACGCATGCTTTATTGATACATCACCCTGTGATTCTTCTCAATCTACACACATATGGATTGACAACTGGGTCTAAATAAACCTGCATTAGCCACTGTGTTGCTCTTTGTTGATTCCACTCAAAAGAGAGCAAACAATAGATGCTAATCTCAGCAAACGGTCTAGAAAAGGTCCAGGCAAATAGGACTTCTAAACATTATGAAGTGTCTTGTCTAATTAAACCTGGTAGTGTGGAATTAAAGAATCAAAGATGAGGCTGCCCTTTGGGCCAGGGCTGGCGCCAAAGGTCTACTGGTAGTCATGCCATCAACCTGGGATGTCCACAAATACCTGTAACTCTGTTGTACCATGCCTCCTAGGAGGATTGTAAaactctatcttttcaatgaaatgaaacacaaAAAGTCTTTTGAGTTTTCACTAAAAAAGTCATTGTACTTATGCAGATCTCTTTTGTACTGGCGAAAAAAAGAAAACTACCTTTCTTGCCCTTTTAATAGCTACAAAATGGCTCATCAAATGATCTAAAAAAGTTCCAACCAAATAGGACTTCTAAACACTATGAAGTGTCTTATCTAATTAAACCTGATAGCATGAAATTAAATCAACCAAATATATGACCATAGTTTAGTCATTGTACTTATGTAAGCCTCTTGTACTGCCGAAAAAATAAGCTAGTACCTTTCTTGCCCTTTTAATAGCTACAAAAAAGCCATCTTGCAGCTCCGCTCTGTAGGCCTTTCCGAagtaactttctccaatcatcaaTGCCGGCGAAAAGTTACGTGTCAATTTAATAACTTGTTCAAGACTTAGGTTTAGGGGATCATTTCTACTTGgctgtgaagatagtgaaaatcTAGATGGACTTGCAGGTACTCGAAGAGGGCTTCCGGGAATTCTGTCAGACATTGACCTCATTTCAGAAGACCTAACTGCAAAAATAAGGGTAAAAATGTCAAATGGTTGGAAATGTAGTTTATACGCAATTTCATCCGAACACACAAGTTAGGCATTTCTTGAGTGTGTTAACAGGTTTCATCACCCATGAATGAAAATTCGTCATTCCCACTTACATGAATTTGTCTCTTTTGAAAGAACAGGATCTTCACTTCCATCATTCTTTTTCGAGCCAAAACAGGGGCACAAGGCATCAAAACACACAAGAAACATTCCTGCAGTTGTAGTAGTTACCATCACGTTATCTCTCCAATCCTCCTATAAAGGATTTCGATGTCCTCATTTTTATTTGATGTCCCAGATTAGCACATTTCTGGGTAGAAAAAATGCCTCCAGACTTATCTCACTTCAGAGCCAAAGTTGTCCAAATATATCTCACTTCAGAGCATGGGTTCTCCAAATAATTTCTCCAAAGCCCAAACCTCAGTCACTTTAGAGCAAAAGGTGTCCTCTTTTCTCTTCTGATAGTACAATGCAAACAGCAAAAGCGTAAGAAATTTAATTTAGTAcgaattaggatgaatgaatgacTAAAAGAATAGCTACAGGACGAGCGGTGATATGACTGTAACTTGTGAGGCTACGCAAATTCAGTAGGCAATAAAAAATTTGATTTTTGGAGCCCACACTGTTCAGCCAGAAAAGGTGCTACTCATCTGCTCCATGTGCAGTCAAAACTCAAAACACAAATGAATAGAACATATGTTTATCATCATTGTAATAATTGTCCAACTAGTCTCTAAAGAAGTTCAACTGTAAACAGGCCTGTTATTCTACCCTATCAACTGAATAAACCAAAGGCTCCAAATTATATTTAATCATCAAAGATGGCTGCTTGTCCGGGAAAGGAAAATTGGCATATGCCAGCCCAAAACATCCATTCATATGGAGTCCAACAAAAGACACACGAGTTTCTGCATATATTTATAGTAAGAAGGAAGCTTACTGGACAATGCGTGCAAACAAGACAAAATCACGCTATGCAGACAGAATTGTACCGACCGACCGAACTAGCAAGCCATGAGAGAGACTGAGAGACATATTTAGCCATTTGTGCGCTGACAATCGATCACGAGGTACAACAAGCATAGCCAATAGCTGACAATCGATCACGAGCTACAACAAGCATAGCCAATTAGCAAACCCTACAGCCTGCAGGGATCCCCTGCTACTGATATCAACAAAACTTGGGCTTTAGGAAGTCTAGTCCCACAGCGAGTTTCATTTCAGAATCACGCGACGCTGCGACGGAAGCAAGAAGTAAAGCGTGGAGACCCAGTCAGCTCCGGGAGGGCGGGAGCTGCAAGGAGGAAGGGAGCGAGGACTCACCGGAGGAaaagagctcgccgccgccgccgcacgcttAATGCTCCGCCGCACAAGAACCCACCTAACCAAGGAGGATCAGGGGGGAAAGTTGACGCGGAAATGGCGAGGAAGGAGGCGCCCGAGAGAGCAGGATAAGAAATTTATGCCTTGGGTTTGATCGGATCTTCGGGCAGGTGGAAACCGTGTGCGGGATGGAGACCACaccggagggagagggagagggagaggccgCCGAGACAAGACCGACGACTTGAGGTTGGAGGGGAGGAGTGGGACGACGACTGGTAAACGACGCGGACACGCGGGATATTGTTCTTGTTATTGTGTGGCAACAACTTGCTTGCTGGTAGGTGTGTCAGCGGGAGCATATCAGGTGAAAATGGACTTGTtcctgaaaatctaaaaattttaGTTATGAACCACTAGATCGTGTACGGACGGCCAGATCTCGCATTTACTCCGCCACCCATTTTGTGCAAACCCTGGGGCTAAGATACCCCCTCCGTCACGTTTTAGGTGTCGGACGGGTTGATCATGGTATTGCCATGAGCTGGATCTG includes these proteins:
- the LOC124669882 gene encoding calmodulin-binding receptor-like cytoplasmic kinase 3 → MVTTTTAGMFLVCFDALCPCFGSKKNDGSEDPVLSKETNSFRSSEMRSMSDRIPGSPLRVPASPSRFSLSSQPSRNDPLNLSLEQVIKLTRNFSPALMIGESYFGKAYRAELQDGFFVAIKRARKEHFASLHAEFKNEIALLKKIEHRNLVQLLGYIDKGNERIVITEFVSNGTLRDHLDGHHGLILGFSQRLEIAIDVAHGLTYLHLYAEKPIIHRDVKSSNILLTEGFRAKVADFGFARTGSSEQSEIQTDVKGTAGYVDPEYLRTNYLTVKSDVYSYGMLLLEILSGRRPIEVKRPREKITVRWAFEKYNRGDIQEIMDPMLTESVNEDILTKIFDVMFQCVAPTRADRPQMKEVVEKLWKIRRDYAKTQSRGEVNL